From the genome of Streptomyces sp. NBC_01260, one region includes:
- a CDS encoding non-ribosomal peptide synthetase produces MSAPTVSRPVPGAASPSMADRFGALGREQRVRLMRRLLEAGRAREIPAVIPPRDPARRVPLSPAQHDLWVYDSLYPGTPALNLCAAYHFERPVDPAHLEAALTLIQRHHDILRTRIVTDPSGELHVEFPDDGTFGLEHEDLRGTGGTIDEAFEAFRNRPFDLSRDKLIRARFVRVGGQRSTLMLSLHHTISDWWSFDVLQNEFAQAYGALRDGLEPPLTRPDVQYADFSSWQDELVEAGVFGSRLDFWRRYLADPPGPLTVPGAGTGTAAEGDGIANVPFHIDAATTAAVRALARERGSSVYVVLMAAFAVLAHRVSGADDLVIGTPIANRAAKGLDQVIGYVMNAVPTRWQVRPDRSFADVLAGFAVDFPDLMANADVPVGRIVSAAAPERSAGRAPLYQWVFMHLTQQPSVTVMKEFAEPERIHTGGEHDLVGVVKDSGDGMEGSFGLRTDVFSPATVARWTQCYVELLRQITADPTALVGDIDLVPAVMRAELLAASAGSAAPGPVSLPGLVTRHAARTPDAPAVESAGRTLTYAQLDDRVARLAGRLVRLGAGPGRIVALALARGSDWPVAALAVQRTGAAYLPVDPAHPAGRIRRVLDEAAPVLLITEPGAAPLGTDVATLVLDEDAWAGAPLSPGGPEPHDVAQVIHTSGSTGTPKGVLVTHAGVAALTRSLVDCVALDADSRVLQLGPPTFDISVGELCLAFGSGGTLVLPPPGPLVGAELGTVLTERRITCAFVPPSVLATVPDGPHPQLRALVVGAEACPPDLVARWAVAGRRFHNAYGPTESTVVATVSGPLDADGTVPPIGTAVRGTTAYVLDERLRPVPAGTGGELYLAGAALARGYLGRAALTAERFVADPYGPPGSRMYRTGDLVHRDDSGITYYLGRGDEQVKLRGLRIEPGEIAAALVEHPGVERAVAVVRHDRGTAQLVAYVVPAQGVETDEDALLLHAAERLPAAMVPAAVVALDALPLSSHGKLDRAALPAPAERTGDTVRLPGSAREAVLCGLFAELLDVEQAGADDDFFRLGGDSIMAIQLAARARAAGLVLSPHDVFTVRTPARLAVLARTPDTDAPAEEDTGSGRLPLTPVMHWWREQVRDTSAFTQSMLFPLAPGTGLAAIEEAVAALTERHAALRMRLVRDGDTGWELEVPAERAPAGARAVRLAVAADADLHSRATELARTATLRPEDGEMVRAVWLDPGPARPGALVLTVHHLAVDGFSWRVLGQELAAALDPRPEDEAAPAGTASFTRWSRLLSREAGLRIDELPWWERQLADSAARLTGDREAGGRRETLTFELGPELTRSVLVTLPADFNCRPDAVMLTALTAAAVQRRGTGSALLVHLEGHGREVVSTQVDVSGTVGWFTTQYPVRLDIGAASMEPGGHPGEALKCVKEQLRAVPSGGLGWGLLRYLHPETGPALAALPAPDVRFNYLGRFTATDAAGGRLLDLGPDAVPLAHTLEVDVLAREENGEPLLEASFSYPSGVFTEDEVGALAAAWSQALGVLADHCGPDGGAVHAPSDFPLVDLTGDQLELLAQDMDFDDPDDGLDGIGPARHEDEHEDENEDEGERR; encoded by the coding sequence ATGAGCGCCCCCACCGTTTCGCGCCCCGTTCCGGGCGCGGCGTCCCCCTCCATGGCCGACCGGTTCGGCGCACTCGGCCGGGAGCAGCGGGTCCGGCTGATGCGCCGACTGCTGGAGGCGGGGCGGGCCCGCGAGATACCCGCCGTCATACCGCCGCGCGACCCGGCCCGCCGGGTGCCTCTCAGCCCGGCGCAGCACGACCTGTGGGTGTACGACTCGCTGTATCCGGGCACCCCCGCGCTCAATCTGTGCGCCGCCTACCACTTCGAGCGGCCCGTCGACCCGGCGCATCTGGAGGCGGCGCTGACGCTGATCCAGCGTCACCACGACATCCTGCGGACCCGGATCGTGACGGATCCGTCGGGCGAGCTGCACGTCGAGTTCCCCGACGACGGGACCTTCGGCCTGGAGCACGAGGATCTGCGGGGCACCGGCGGGACGATCGACGAGGCCTTCGAGGCCTTCCGCAACCGCCCCTTCGACCTGAGCCGGGACAAGCTGATCCGGGCCCGGTTCGTCCGGGTCGGCGGACAGCGCTCCACCCTGATGCTGAGCCTGCACCACACCATCAGCGACTGGTGGTCGTTCGATGTGCTGCAGAACGAGTTCGCCCAGGCGTACGGCGCCCTGCGCGATGGTCTGGAGCCGCCCCTCACCCGGCCCGACGTCCAGTACGCCGACTTCTCGTCCTGGCAGGACGAGCTGGTGGAGGCCGGGGTCTTCGGGAGCCGGCTCGACTTCTGGCGCCGCTATCTCGCCGACCCGCCCGGTCCGCTGACCGTGCCGGGCGCCGGCACCGGCACCGCCGCCGAGGGCGACGGCATCGCGAACGTCCCCTTCCACATCGACGCGGCGACCACCGCCGCTGTCCGGGCGCTGGCCCGGGAGCGCGGCTCCTCCGTCTACGTCGTCCTCATGGCGGCCTTCGCCGTCCTGGCGCACCGGGTCAGCGGCGCCGACGACCTGGTGATCGGCACCCCGATCGCCAACCGTGCGGCCAAGGGCCTCGACCAGGTCATCGGGTACGTCATGAACGCCGTGCCGACCCGCTGGCAGGTGCGCCCCGACCGGTCGTTCGCCGATGTGCTCGCCGGGTTCGCCGTCGACTTCCCGGATCTGATGGCCAACGCGGACGTGCCCGTCGGCCGGATCGTGTCGGCCGCCGCACCCGAACGCAGCGCGGGCCGGGCCCCGCTGTACCAGTGGGTGTTCATGCATCTGACGCAGCAGCCGAGCGTCACGGTGATGAAGGAGTTCGCGGAGCCCGAGCGCATCCACACCGGGGGCGAGCACGACCTCGTCGGTGTGGTGAAGGACAGCGGCGACGGCATGGAGGGCAGCTTCGGTCTGCGCACCGACGTCTTCAGCCCCGCGACGGTGGCCCGCTGGACGCAGTGCTACGTCGAACTGCTGCGGCAGATCACCGCCGACCCCACGGCGCTCGTCGGGGACATCGACCTGGTGCCCGCGGTCATGCGCGCCGAACTGCTCGCCGCTTCCGCCGGGTCCGCCGCCCCCGGCCCCGTGTCGCTGCCCGGTCTGGTGACCCGGCACGCGGCCCGCACACCGGACGCACCGGCCGTCGAGTCCGCGGGGCGCACCCTGACCTATGCCCAGCTGGACGACCGGGTCGCCCGGCTGGCGGGCCGGCTGGTGCGCCTCGGTGCCGGTCCCGGGCGGATCGTGGCGCTCGCCCTCGCCCGCGGCAGCGACTGGCCGGTGGCGGCGCTGGCCGTGCAGCGCACCGGTGCCGCGTATCTGCCCGTCGACCCCGCCCACCCGGCCGGGCGCATCCGCCGGGTCCTCGACGAGGCCGCGCCCGTGCTCCTGATCACCGAGCCCGGCGCCGCGCCCCTGGGGACGGACGTTGCGACGCTGGTCCTCGACGAGGATGCCTGGGCCGGGGCACCGCTGTCGCCCGGTGGCCCGGAGCCCCACGATGTCGCCCAGGTCATCCACACCTCCGGCTCCACCGGCACCCCCAAGGGCGTGCTGGTCACCCATGCCGGTGTGGCCGCGCTCACCAGGAGCCTGGTGGACTGCGTCGCGCTGGACGCCGACAGCCGGGTGCTCCAGCTCGGACCGCCCACCTTCGACATCTCCGTCGGCGAACTGTGCCTGGCCTTCGGCTCGGGCGGAACCCTGGTACTGCCGCCCCCCGGGCCGCTCGTGGGCGCGGAGCTCGGGACGGTGCTGACGGAGCGGCGGATCACCTGCGCGTTCGTCCCGCCGTCCGTGCTCGCGACGGTGCCGGACGGACCGCACCCGCAACTGCGCGCGCTCGTCGTCGGCGCGGAGGCCTGCCCGCCGGACCTGGTGGCCCGCTGGGCCGTCGCGGGACGGCGCTTCCACAACGCCTACGGGCCCACCGAATCCACCGTCGTCGCCACCGTCTCCGGGCCACTGGACGCCGACGGAACGGTGCCGCCCATCGGCACAGCGGTGCGGGGCACCACGGCCTACGTCCTCGACGAGCGGCTGCGGCCGGTCCCGGCCGGGACCGGGGGCGAGCTCTACCTGGCGGGCGCCGCACTGGCCCGCGGCTATCTGGGGCGTGCCGCGCTCACCGCCGAACGGTTCGTCGCCGACCCCTACGGTCCGCCCGGCAGCCGCATGTACCGCACCGGCGACCTCGTCCACCGGGACGACAGCGGCATCACGTACTACCTCGGGCGCGGCGACGAGCAGGTGAAGCTGCGCGGGCTGCGGATCGAGCCCGGCGAGATCGCCGCCGCGCTGGTGGAACACCCCGGTGTGGAGCGGGCGGTGGCCGTCGTACGGCACGACCGGGGTACCGCGCAGCTCGTCGCGTACGTGGTGCCCGCGCAGGGTGTGGAGACCGACGAGGACGCGCTGCTCCTGCACGCCGCCGAGCGTCTCCCCGCGGCGATGGTCCCGGCGGCCGTGGTGGCTCTGGACGCGCTGCCGCTGTCGTCCCACGGCAAGCTCGACCGGGCCGCGCTGCCGGCACCGGCCGAACGGACCGGGGACACCGTCCGGCTCCCCGGGTCGGCGCGCGAGGCGGTCCTGTGCGGACTCTTCGCCGAGCTTCTGGATGTCGAACAGGCCGGTGCCGACGACGACTTCTTCCGTCTCGGCGGTGACAGCATCATGGCGATCCAGCTCGCCGCCCGGGCACGGGCGGCCGGTCTGGTGCTCTCGCCTCACGACGTGTTCACCGTACGCACCCCCGCCCGGCTCGCCGTGCTGGCGCGGACGCCCGACACCGACGCCCCGGCCGAGGAGGACACCGGGTCCGGGCGGCTGCCGCTCACCCCGGTGATGCACTGGTGGCGCGAACAGGTCCGGGACACCTCGGCGTTCACCCAGTCCATGCTGTTCCCGCTGGCGCCCGGCACCGGACTCGCGGCGATCGAGGAGGCCGTCGCCGCCCTGACCGAGCGGCACGCCGCGCTGCGGATGCGGCTGGTGCGCGACGGCGACACCGGCTGGGAGCTGGAGGTGCCCGCCGAGCGCGCGCCGGCCGGGGCGCGAGCCGTCCGGCTGGCCGTGGCGGCGGACGCCGACCTGCACTCCCGGGCGACGGAACTGGCGCGCACCGCCACCCTGCGGCCCGAGGACGGCGAGATGGTGCGGGCGGTGTGGCTGGACCCCGGTCCAGCCCGGCCCGGCGCCCTGGTCCTGACCGTGCACCACCTGGCCGTCGACGGGTTCTCCTGGCGGGTGCTCGGCCAGGAACTGGCCGCGGCGCTCGACCCCCGCCCCGAGGACGAAGCGGCGCCCGCGGGGACCGCCTCGTTCACCCGGTGGTCCCGGCTGCTGTCCCGGGAAGCAGGACTGCGCATCGATGAACTCCCCTGGTGGGAAAGGCAGCTGGCGGACAGCGCCGCCCGCCTCACCGGGGACCGGGAGGCGGGCGGGCGCCGGGAGACCCTCACCTTCGAGCTGGGCCCCGAGCTCACCCGGAGTGTGCTCGTCACCCTGCCGGCCGACTTCAACTGCCGTCCCGACGCGGTGATGCTGACCGCGCTGACCGCGGCGGCCGTACAGCGGCGGGGAACCGGATCCGCTCTGCTCGTCCATCTGGAGGGCCATGGGCGCGAGGTCGTCTCCACTCAGGTCGATGTGTCGGGCACCGTCGGCTGGTTCACCACGCAGTACCCGGTCCGGCTGGACATCGGCGCCGCCTCGATGGAGCCCGGCGGCCACCCGGGCGAGGCCCTGAAGTGCGTCAAGGAGCAGTTGCGGGCGGTGCCTTCCGGCGGGCTCGGCTGGGGGCTCCTGCGCTATCTCCACCCGGAGACCGGCCCGGCACTCGCCGCACTGCCGGCACCCGATGTCCGCTTCAACTATCTGGGCCGGTTCACCGCGACCGACGCGGCGGGCGGGCGGCTGCTCGACCTCGGGCCGGACGCCGTCCCGCTGGCGCACACCCTGGAGGTGGACGTGCTGGCCCGCGAGGAGAACGGCGAGCCCCTGCTGGAGGCGAGCTTCTCCTACCCGTCGGGGGTGTTCACCGAGGACGAGGTGGGCGCACTGGCCGCGGCGTGGTCACAGGCGCTCGGAGTCCTCGCGGACCACTGCGGGCCGGACGGCGGAGCCGTCCACGCCCCGTCCGACTTCCCGCTCGTCGACCTCACCGGGGACCAGCTCGAACTGCTGGCGCAGGACATGGACTTCGACGATCCGGACGACGGCCTCGACGGCATCGGCCCCGCCCGGCACGAGGACGAGCACGAGGACGAAAACGAAGACGAAGGGGAACGACGATGA
- a CDS encoding amino acid adenylation domain-containing protein, translating into MRCAHELFEEQVVLAPGATALIDADERIDYAELDVRADRLAGLLAARGIRAGDTVGVYLERSTALVVTVLGILKAGAGYVMLDPGFPAERLRAMAEDARTAVVVSARGTAPDGLGVTQVHIEDAPGARPLPRGTVRVRPDDIACVMFTSGSTGRPKGIAASHHALTSTLTGQDFASFGPGAVWLQCAPLSWDAFALELWGPLMNGGTCVLHPGRRPEPFLMARLVAEHGITSMYLSASLFNVVVDEYPQVLEGLRELVVGGEALSAPHAARALEHSPGLRLSNGYGPVECMVFLTVHPVALAELGDGPVPIGRPLLGKRLFILDEELRPVPDGATGEIYAAGAGVAREYRGRPALTAERFVAAPSGERVYRTGDLGRRRADGVLEYLGRADSQVKIRGFRVEPGEVESVLARHPGIDRAAVLAHEHPAGDRQLTAYVVPRGGARQGFREAELREYARSVLADYLVPAVFVPLDALPLTPSGKLDRAALPEPGAGVAPAGRAAASGTVAALCDLFAQVLRAEAVGPDDDFFSLGGHSLLAARLLGRIRTALGAEIDIRGLFEAPTPALLAPFVDTAPPAPPAAPAPGTASGALPVSHAQHRLWFLDRIGSGAAYNLPMLVRLRGAVDAAALGDALAEVADRHEVLRTVFEEADGAPVRRVLSGAAARPPLRVLRTTADSTDREIEREARHCFDLRTELPFRATLFTSQERPDEHAFLVLVHHIAGDGWSLPPLFRDLSRAYAARVAGADAVLVPLAVPYGEHARQQLGRLGSPADPHALAARQLTYWRKELDGLPDGGPLLPRRAGRPAVPGPAAEVVVCRLDAAAHARVVESARARGATLFMALHAALATVLVRAGADEDLAVGAPVAGRAGDGSVEDVVGFFVNMLVLRTDLSGDPTAAELLARVRETDLAAFSHQDVPFEDVVGALNPARSPGRQPFTDVVLALQNNARAEVTLPGAEHGVEVVRTGAARFELLVDVTDSSTADGAPDGLTLTFEYRGEALEADFVQWLAQALPQALEASAADPETPLSRLGLTAPPRRAGQGDRITAPTRHRGTAERPMTALERETAAVWCEVLGVPSAGPHDDFFALGGNSLRAVRVVARLGAGRPVTVAQLFAAPTVAAFAAELERAAALPGPVAPTAIPRRPRVPRRPETQTQTQTQPSRKQEERQWTSV; encoded by the coding sequence ATGAGGTGCGCGCATGAACTGTTCGAGGAGCAGGTGGTCCTGGCGCCCGGCGCGACCGCGCTGATCGACGCCGACGAGCGGATCGACTACGCCGAACTCGACGTACGGGCGGACCGGTTGGCCGGTCTGCTGGCTGCGAGGGGCATCCGGGCCGGTGACACGGTCGGGGTGTACCTGGAGCGCTCCACCGCGCTCGTCGTGACGGTGCTCGGCATCCTCAAGGCCGGAGCCGGCTATGTGATGCTCGACCCCGGCTTCCCCGCCGAACGGCTGCGCGCGATGGCCGAGGACGCGCGGACGGCCGTGGTCGTGTCGGCGCGCGGCACCGCGCCCGACGGGCTCGGCGTGACGCAGGTGCACATCGAGGACGCCCCGGGGGCGCGGCCGCTGCCGCGCGGCACCGTCCGGGTCCGGCCGGACGACATCGCCTGCGTGATGTTCACCTCCGGATCGACCGGGCGGCCGAAGGGCATCGCCGCGTCGCACCACGCGCTCACCTCCACCCTCACCGGACAGGACTTCGCCTCGTTCGGCCCCGGCGCCGTCTGGCTCCAGTGCGCGCCGCTGTCCTGGGACGCGTTCGCCCTGGAACTGTGGGGGCCGCTCATGAACGGGGGGACCTGCGTCCTGCATCCGGGGCGGCGGCCCGAACCCTTCCTGATGGCACGGCTCGTCGCCGAGCACGGCATCACCTCCATGTACCTCTCCGCCTCCCTCTTCAACGTCGTCGTCGACGAGTACCCGCAGGTACTGGAGGGGCTGCGGGAACTCGTGGTGGGCGGCGAGGCACTGTCCGCGCCGCATGCGGCGCGCGCCCTGGAGCACAGCCCGGGCCTGCGGCTGAGCAACGGCTACGGCCCCGTCGAGTGCATGGTCTTCCTGACCGTCCACCCGGTGGCCCTTGCCGAACTCGGCGACGGCCCGGTGCCGATCGGCCGTCCGCTGCTGGGGAAGCGGCTGTTCATCCTCGACGAGGAGCTGCGCCCGGTACCGGACGGCGCGACCGGCGAGATCTACGCCGCCGGGGCGGGCGTGGCCCGTGAGTACCGGGGGCGGCCCGCGCTGACGGCCGAACGCTTCGTCGCGGCCCCGTCCGGCGAGCGCGTCTACCGCACCGGTGACCTCGGACGGCGGCGCGCGGACGGAGTCCTCGAATACCTGGGACGGGCCGACAGCCAGGTGAAGATCCGGGGCTTCCGGGTGGAGCCGGGCGAGGTCGAGAGCGTACTGGCCAGGCATCCCGGCATCGACCGGGCGGCGGTTCTCGCCCATGAGCACCCGGCGGGCGACCGCCAGCTGACCGCGTACGTGGTGCCGCGCGGCGGCGCCCGACAGGGCTTCCGGGAGGCGGAGTTGCGCGAGTACGCCCGCAGCGTGCTGGCCGACTACCTGGTGCCGGCGGTCTTCGTACCGCTGGACGCGCTGCCGCTGACCCCCAGCGGAAAGCTGGACCGGGCCGCCCTGCCGGAGCCCGGAGCCGGGGTGGCCCCGGCCGGACGGGCGGCGGCGAGCGGGACCGTGGCCGCACTGTGCGACCTCTTCGCCCAGGTGCTCCGCGCGGAGGCGGTCGGCCCGGACGACGACTTCTTCTCCCTCGGCGGCCACTCCCTGCTGGCCGCACGGCTGCTGGGCCGGATCCGCACCGCGCTCGGCGCCGAGATCGATATCCGCGGGCTCTTCGAGGCGCCCACCCCGGCGCTGCTCGCCCCGTTCGTCGACACCGCTCCCCCGGCGCCCCCCGCCGCTCCCGCGCCCGGCACCGCTTCCGGTGCGCTCCCGGTCTCGCACGCGCAGCACCGGCTGTGGTTCCTGGACCGGATCGGGTCCGGCGCCGCGTACAACCTGCCGATGCTGGTGCGCCTGCGGGGCGCGGTCGACGCGGCCGCGCTGGGTGACGCGCTGGCCGAGGTCGCCGACCGGCACGAGGTGCTCCGCACCGTCTTCGAGGAGGCCGACGGCGCCCCCGTACGGCGGGTGCTGAGCGGGGCGGCCGCGCGGCCGCCCCTGCGCGTCCTGCGCACCACCGCGGATTCGACGGACCGGGAGATCGAGCGGGAGGCCCGCCACTGCTTCGACCTGCGGACCGAACTCCCCTTCCGCGCAACCCTGTTCACCTCCCAGGAACGGCCGGACGAACACGCGTTCCTGGTGCTGGTCCATCACATCGCCGGGGACGGGTGGTCCCTGCCGCCGCTCTTCCGCGATCTGTCCCGCGCCTACGCGGCACGGGTCGCCGGCGCGGACGCCGTACTCGTGCCGCTCGCCGTCCCGTACGGGGAGCACGCCCGGCAGCAGCTCGGCCGGCTCGGCTCACCGGCCGATCCGCACGCGCTCGCCGCCCGTCAGCTCACGTACTGGCGCAAGGAGCTGGACGGGCTGCCGGACGGCGGCCCGCTGCTGCCCCGTCGCGCCGGGCGGCCCGCCGTACCCGGTCCGGCCGCGGAGGTCGTGGTGTGCCGGCTGGACGCGGCGGCCCACGCCCGGGTGGTCGAGTCGGCCCGCGCCCGGGGCGCCACGCTCTTCATGGCCCTGCACGCCGCGCTGGCCACCGTGCTGGTGCGGGCCGGCGCGGACGAGGACCTGGCGGTCGGCGCACCGGTGGCAGGCCGGGCCGGGGACGGCAGCGTCGAGGACGTCGTCGGGTTCTTCGTCAACATGCTGGTGCTGCGCACCGATCTGTCCGGCGACCCCACGGCGGCGGAGCTGCTCGCCCGGGTGCGGGAGACGGACCTGGCCGCGTTCAGCCACCAGGACGTGCCGTTCGAGGACGTGGTCGGGGCCCTCAACCCGGCGCGCTCCCCGGGCCGTCAGCCGTTCACCGACGTGGTCCTCGCGCTCCAGAACAACGCACGGGCCGAGGTCACCCTGCCCGGTGCCGAACACGGCGTCGAGGTCGTGCGCACCGGCGCCGCCCGGTTCGAACTCCTGGTGGACGTCACGGACTCCAGCACGGCGGACGGTGCGCCGGACGGACTGACCCTGACCTTCGAGTACCGCGGGGAGGCGCTGGAGGCGGACTTCGTCCAGTGGCTCGCCCAGGCCCTCCCCCAGGCCCTGGAGGCATCCGCGGCCGACCCCGAAACGCCCCTGTCGCGGCTGGGCCTCACCGCGCCGCCCCGGCGGGCCGGCCAGGGCGACCGGATCACCGCACCGACCCGGCACCGCGGCACGGCCGAACGCCCGATGACCGCTCTGGAGCGGGAGACCGCCGCCGTCTGGTGCGAGGTCCTCGGCGTGCCGAGCGCCGGTCCGCACGACGACTTCTTCGCCCTCGGCGGCAACTCCCTGCGCGCGGTACGCGTCGTGGCCCGGCTCGGCGCCGGCCGGCCGGTGACCGTGGCCCAGCTGTTCGCCGCGCCCACGGTCGCGGCCTTCGCGGCCGAGCTGGAACGGGCGGCCGCCCTTCCCGGACCGGTAGCGCCCACCGCCATCCCGCGCCGCCCCCGGGTGCCGCGGCGCCCGGAGACCCAGACCCAGACCCAGACCCAGCCCAGCAGGAAGCAGGAGGAGCGGCAGTGGACCTCAGTGTGA
- a CDS encoding MupA/Atu3671 family FMN-dependent luciferase-like monooxygenase, producing the protein MDLSVMFFGADSTTAGEARHTETYEDILAVARTADRLGFHAVWTPERHFQQVGQVFPSPPVLSAALAVATERIGIRAGSVVLPLHHPLRVAEDWAVVDNLSHGRVGLSVATGWHSKDFTLAPEQYADRRRTALETIPRLRSLWAGEAAEYPDGTGTPVSVTPQPRPVQDTLPLWVTTSGNPETWAAAGGLRAGVLGATVGQSREELAEKIALYRAACAAAPDQRGTDAHGRVTLMAHTYVGADDAEVRRMAGAPLKTYLASYVRQTAANRSADPTTAQLTEQQTAMLADFAFERYLSWGSLLGSPGHCAKMLADLAELGVDEVACFIDFGIGRDDVLAGLHRLAELKENL; encoded by the coding sequence GTGGACCTCAGTGTGATGTTCTTCGGTGCGGACAGCACCACCGCCGGCGAGGCCCGGCACACCGAGACGTACGAGGACATCCTCGCCGTGGCCCGTACGGCCGACCGGCTCGGGTTCCACGCCGTCTGGACCCCCGAACGCCACTTCCAGCAGGTGGGGCAGGTCTTCCCCAGCCCTCCGGTGCTCAGCGCGGCACTCGCCGTCGCCACCGAGCGGATCGGGATCCGCGCGGGCAGCGTCGTCCTGCCGCTCCACCACCCGCTGCGGGTGGCGGAGGACTGGGCCGTCGTGGACAACCTCTCGCACGGGCGGGTCGGCCTCTCCGTCGCCACCGGCTGGCACTCCAAGGACTTCACGCTGGCCCCCGAGCAGTACGCGGACCGGCGGCGGACCGCTCTGGAGACCATTCCGCGGCTGCGGTCGCTCTGGGCGGGCGAGGCCGCCGAGTACCCCGACGGCACCGGCACTCCGGTCTCCGTGACACCCCAGCCCCGGCCCGTACAGGACACCCTGCCGCTGTGGGTCACCACGTCCGGCAACCCGGAGACCTGGGCGGCGGCCGGCGGGCTGCGCGCCGGAGTGCTCGGCGCGACCGTCGGGCAGAGCCGGGAGGAACTGGCCGAGAAGATCGCCCTCTACCGCGCCGCCTGCGCCGCGGCCCCCGACCAGCGGGGCACCGACGCACACGGCCGGGTCACGCTCATGGCCCACACCTACGTCGGCGCCGACGACGCGGAGGTCCGCCGGATGGCGGGTGCGCCCCTCAAGACCTATCTCGCCTCGTACGTCCGCCAGACGGCGGCCAACCGGTCCGCGGACCCCACGACCGCACAGCTCACCGAGCAGCAGACCGCGATGCTCGCCGACTTCGCCTTCGAGCGCTATCTGAGCTGGGGCAGTCTGCTCGGCTCCCCGGGCCACTGCGCCAAGATGCTCGCCGATCTGGCCGAGCTGGGCGTCGACGAGGTCGCCTGCTTCATCGACTTCGGCATCGGGCGGGACGACGTACTGGCCGGGCTGCACCGGCTGGCCGAACTGAAAGAGAACCTGTGA